The Burkholderiales bacterium region CGATGCTGCGTTGAATGCGCTGCTCGCAGGCGGAGATGATTACGAGCTTTGTTTTACCGCCTCGAAGCAAAACGGTGCGAAGCTGACAAAACTGTCGCGCAAACTGAGATTGCCGTTAACGCGCATCGGAATCATAAAAAAAGGTCGGGGTTTGATCTTGCTTGACGCTGCCGGCAAGCTCATGACGTGGAGCGCCAAGGGGTATGATCATTTTGGCTGAAACGAATCCATCGTGGCGTTTTGTGTTCACCCGCCCCGCGCATTTTCTGGCCTTTGGCTTTGGGGCAGGGCTGATACGCGGTGCACCGGGCACTGCGGGAACGCTGGTTGCATTTCCCTTGTTCTGGCTGTTAAACCCACGTTTGGCACCGATGCTGTTCCTTGCGCTAATTGCCGTCCTGTTTGTGCTCGGGATCTGGATATGCGGCAAGACCGGCGAAGACTTGGGAGTGGACGACCATAGCGGCATCGTGTGGGACGAAATCGTCGCATTCCTGCTCGTACTTGATTTCGCTCCAACGACGCTGCTATGGCAGGCCCTCGCGTTTATTTTGTTTCGAGCTTTTGATGTTCTAAAACCGCCGCCGATAGACTATTTCGACAAAACAGTCCATGGTGGCTTCGGCGTGATGCTGGATGATTTGATGGCTGCGTTTTACACGCTGCTCTGCCTGGCGTTCTGGAAAACGCTGATCGAGTGATGGCACAGGATAAACTTTACAAGCTGGCGCTGCGTGTGGGCAGGATGTTGAAAGCCCGCAAGTTCATGCTGGTCACCGCCGAATCCTGCACCGGCGGCGGGGTGGGCGAAGCAGTGACCATGGTGCCGGGAAGCTCAGAATGGTTTGAGCGCGGTTTCATCACCTACACTTATATTTCCAAGCGCGAGATGTTGCGCGTGAAACCGAAAACGTTAGCGAAATTCGGCGCAGTTTCGGAGCAGACTGCGCTAGAAATGGCGCTGGGTGCGCTTAAAATGAGCCA contains the following coding sequences:
- a CDS encoding phosphatidylglycerophosphatase A, with protein sequence MIILAETNPSWRFVFTRPAHFLAFGFGAGLIRGAPGTAGTLVAFPLFWLLNPRLAPMLFLALIAVLFVLGIWICGKTGEDLGVDDHSGIVWDEIVAFLLVLDFAPTTLLWQALAFILFRAFDVLKPPPIDYFDKTVHGGFGVMLDDLMAAFYTLLCLAFWKTLIE
- a CDS encoding CinA family protein, encoding MAQDKLYKLALRVGRMLKARKFMLVTAESCTGGGVGEAVTMVPGSSEWFERGFITYTYISKREMLRVKPKTLAKFGAVSEQTALEMALGALKMSHAQVAVAVTGIAGPSGGTLQKPVGTVCISWATRNGSVATQTAHFKGDRQAVRRQSVEHALTGVLTLLSR